The region CGTTCGCTCCGACGCCGGTACTCTGCTCGACACGGGGATGCCTCCTCACCGAGTCCGGCGCGTCGCCGCCTCGGCTTTCGTGTTTGCTCACACGTGAGGTTGCATCCCCCTCCCTTTTTCCAGCAAGACTATGACTTCACCCAACACGGCCTTCGGATCCCATACCCTTCCCAGGAACACTACCGGTGATAACAACACCGCCTTGGGCTCCGCTGCCCTCTACTCGACTACCTCCGGAGCCCGCAACATTGCGATCGGCGTCTACGCGGGCCGGTTCCAGACCACCGGCAACGACAACATCTACCTCGCCAACACGAGCGTGGCGGCCGAGAGCGGGCAGATCAAGATCGGGACCGCTGGCACACAAACGAAGACGACGATCGCCGGCATCCGCGGCACGACGGTGCCCGGCGGCATCACAGTACTCGTCGACGCGAACGGTGTGCTCGGCACGACCACCTCGTCCGCGCGCTTCAAGCAGGACGTGCACGACATGGGCGAGGCGAGCGACGTGCT is a window of Candidatus Eisenbacteria bacterium DNA encoding:
- a CDS encoding tail fiber domain-containing protein, whose product is MGSAALYSTTSGARNIAIGVYAGRFQTTGNDNIYLANTSVAAESGQIKIGTAGTQTKTTIAGIRGTTVPGGITVLVDANGVLGTTTSSARFKQDVHDMGEASDVLMKLRPVTFHYREDVVGAEEAKTQQYGLIAEEVAEVAPELVASDADGKPDSVKYHVFPSLLLNELQKQRAAAQEQQRSMEHVIQAQQQEIAALTMRLARLEAHAR